CCCCCGACCAGGTGACGCACATCAACGCCCACGCGACCTCGACCCCGGTCGGGGACCCCAACGAGTACGTCGCGCTGAAGAACGTCTTCGGCGACCGGATCGACGAGATCCCGGTGTCGGCGACCAAGGCGTCGACCGGACACCTGCTGGGCGGCACAGGAGCGCTGGAGGCGATCTTCTCCCTCCTCGCGCTGCGGGACCGCGTGGCCCCGCCGACGATCAACATGACCGAGCCGGACCCGGAGGTCCCCTTCCGTCTGTCCGGAGAGGCGGCTCCGCTCGGTGACGGCCCGCAGATCGCCATCAGCAACTCGTTCGGCTTCGGCGGACACAACGCCGTGCTCGTGCTGGGCGGCGTCGACTGACCGCTTCCGCATGCACGACGAAGGCCCCCGGGATGTGAACCGGGGGCCTTCGTCGTGCGCGGTCCGCTCTGGCCCGTCGACAGGCTCAGGGACCCAGGGGCGCGCTCGCCCGGACGGCAAGGCGCTGCGAACGCTCCCGACGTCGGCGCTCGATGCGTGGGAGGAACCAGCCGATCAGCGGACCGACGCCGAATGCGAACAGCACGGTGCCGACGCCGACGGGGCCGCCGAGCAGGAAGCCGACCAGCAGCACGGAGCCCTCGATGACCGTCCGGGCCAGCCAGACCGGCCACCTGGTCACTCGCACGAGGCCGGTCATGAGTCCGTCGCGCGGTCCGGGACCGAAGTCGGCCGCGATGTAGAGACCGGTGGCGAACGCCAGCAGTACGAGTCCGAACACGAACATGGGGGCCCCGACCCACA
This genomic stretch from Microbacterium sp. Nx66 harbors:
- the yczE gene encoding membrane protein YczE, giving the protein MLFRAVFLPFTATSRRDLVERLAQLVGGLFLYGVALGFMVRGGIGVAPWDVLSLGVGGWTGLGYGVVTVLISIVVLLLWIPLRQRVGLGTLLNALLIGPFADLTLLVLPAPPSVWVGAPMFVFGLVLLAFATGLYIAADFGPGPRDGLMTGLVRVTRWPVWLARTVIEGSVLLVGFLLGGPVGVGTVLFAFGVGPLIGWFLPRIERRRRERSQRLAVRASAPLGP